The following proteins are encoded in a genomic region of Triticum dicoccoides isolate Atlit2015 ecotype Zavitan chromosome 1B, WEW_v2.0, whole genome shotgun sequence:
- the LOC119316407 gene encoding disease resistance protein RPM1-like, whose product MRHLTSLRALQYVEATLKMLHELEALTELRTFGVCNIKSEHSSYLCNAITKMRHLVHLDIFATGGEVLLERLCLPPNVSWLGLHGQPGRTSMPWSHLKSLTRLQLSFSNIDEESFFSLLELHGLYHLELFKAFVGKKLHFYSGSFPKLRILGIVGCHKLNQTEIEDGAMAILVSLLFDDCPELKALPDGIEHLRDLEDLRLVNTGEELLESLRRKGEEPNEDLVKIGHIRKVTVQLTKKNIWERIR is encoded by the coding sequence ATGCGGCACTTGACGTCATTGCGAGCTCTGCAATATGTGGAAGCAACCTTGAAGATGCTGCATGAACTTGAAGCTTTGACAGAGCTAAGAACATTCGGTGTTTGCAACATCAAAAGCGAACACTCTTCTTATCTGTGCAATGCTATCACAAAAATGAGACACCTTGTTCATCTGGACATTTTTGCTACGGGTGGCGAGGTGTTGCTGGAACGTCTGTGTTTACCTCCGAACGTTTCTTGGCTTGGTTTACACGGGCAGCCAGGGAGAACATCGATGCCTTGGTCCCACCTCAAGAGCCTCACACGGTTGCAACTGTCATTCTCCAACATCGACGAGGAGTCGTTCTTCAGTCTGCTAGAGTTACATGGTTTATACCATCTTGAGCTTTTCAAGGCCTTTGTAGGGAAGAAGCTGCACTTCTACTCAGGATCATTTCCAAAACTGCGGATCCTAGGGATTGTTGGCTGCCACAAGCTCAACCAAACTGAAATAGAAGATGGCGCGATGGCAATCCTTGTTTCGCTGCTGTTCGATGATTGTCCTGAATTGAAGGCTCTCCCCGACGGCATCGAGCACCTTAGGGACCTTGAAGACCTACGCCTGGTAAACACTGGAGAAGAACTCTTGGAGAGCCTTCGGCGAAAGGGAGAAGAACCGAACGAGGATCTTGTGAAGATCGGTCACATCAGAAAGGTTACTGTTCAGCTAACCAAGAAAAATATATGGGAAAGGATCAGGTGA